A single genomic interval of Daucus carota subsp. sativus chromosome 1, DH1 v3.0, whole genome shotgun sequence harbors:
- the LOC108205300 gene encoding 3-ketoacyl CoA thiolase 1, peroxisomal, which translates to MERALNRQKVLLGHLLPSSSSSSPDSSLSASLCVAGDSSAYHRQAAFGDDIVIVAAYRTAICKAKRGGFKDTLPDDLLGAVLKAVIDKTNLDPREVGDIVVGTVLAPGSHRAIECRMAAFYAGFPDTVPLRTVNRQCSSGLQAVADVASAINTGFYDIGIAAGLESMTVDQMGINWKINPKVEMFQQARECLLPMGITSENVAMRYGVTREEQDQAAVISHKRAAAANASGRFKDEIIPVNTKIVDPKTGEEKSVTISVDDGIRPGTTMEALSKLKPSFKKDGTTTAGNASQVSDGAGAVLLMKRSVAVKKGLPILGVFRSFAAVGVDPAVMGVGPAVAIPAALKSAGLQVDDIDLFEINEAFASQYVYCCKKLELDPEKVNVNGGALALGHPLGATGARCVATLLNEMKRRGKDSRYGVISMCIGSGMGAAAVFERGDCVDELSNARIAGTSSS; encoded by the exons atggAGAGAGCTTTGAATAGACAGAAGGTTTTGCTAGGACATCTATTGCcctcttcttcatcatcttccCCAGATTCTTCACTATCT GCTTCGCTTTGTGTTGCCGGAGATAGTAGTGCTTATCATAGACAGGCTGCTTTTGGAGATGATATTGTGATTGTGGC TGCATATCGAACTGCTATATGCAAGGCAAAGCGTGGGGGTTTCAAGGATACTCTTCCAGATGATTTACTTGGAGCTGTTTTGAAG GCAGTGATAGACAAAACAAACTTGGATCCACGTGAAGTGGGGGATATAGTTGTTGGCACTGTCTTAGCTCCTGGTTCACATAGAGCTATTGAGTGCAGGATGGCAGCCTTCTATGCTGGTTTTCCTG ATACTGTTCCTCTTAGAACGGTCAACAGGCAATGTTCATCTGGCCTCCAGGCAGTTGCTGATGTAGCTTCAGCCATAAATACAGGATTTTATGATATAG GTATTGCGGCTGGACTGGAGTCCATGACAGTTGATCAAATGGGCATAAATTGGAAAATTAACCCAAAA GTTGAAATGTTCCAACAAGCTAGGGAATGTCTTCTTCCGATGGGAATTACATCTGAGAATGTTGCAATGCGTTATGGCGTAACACGTGAAGAACAAGATCAAGCAGCA GTTATATCTCATAAGCGTGCTGCTGCTGCAAATGCATCTGGAAGATTTAAGGATGAAATTATTCCGGTTAATACAAAG ATTGTGGACCCGAAGACCGGAGAGGAGAAATCTGTAACAAtatctgtagatgatggcattCGACCTGGCACAACTATGGAAGCTCTGTCAAAGCTGAAACCCTCATTTAAGAAGGATGGGACCACAACTGCTG GTAATGCTAGCCAAGTAAGTGACGGTGCTGGGGCAGTCCTCCTCATGAAAAGAAGTGTAGCTGTTAAAAAGGGACTTCCCATTCTTGGTGTATTCAG GAGTTTTGCCGCTGTTGGAGTTGATCCTGCTGTCATGGGAGTCGGGCCAGCAGTAGCAATTCCAGCTGCTTTGAAGTCCGCAGGTCTTCAAGTTGATGATATTGATTTGTTTGAAATAAACGAG GCTTTTGCATCGCAGTACGTATATTGCTGTAAGAAGCTAGAGCTTGATCCAGAAAAGGTCAATGTCAATGGAGGAGCACTTGCTCTTGGGCACCCTTTGGGTGCTACAG GTGCTCGTTGTGTTGCAACTCTACTGAATGAGATGAAGCGTAGGGGTAAAGACTCTCGTTATGGTGTGATTTCAATGTGCATAG GATCAGGCATGGGGGCTGCAGCTGTTTTTGAGAGAGGGGACTGTGTCGATGAGCTGTCCAATGCTAGAATTGCGGGAACCAGCAGTTCGTGA
- the LOC108203436 gene encoding uncharacterized protein LOC108203436 isoform X1: MPLNRVKNVSEAMTNQGQGRSCQAVQQESTSATTFRERINAGKGVVKNNVSVRTGEDFSTEFIFDRTSTKGVPCLVQNNGRVIGANNIQNIPVTYQGLTKILGLQRMDSECSSDISDFLSAKGSISESDIGSFSNKDFQIHRADSAYFYEPKEASVDRSYNQVAPDPNASVITHDKSKLLQPSGSLVSDGSQSGKIKLLCSFGGKILHRPSDGKLRYVGGDTRIISISKDIPWEELVRKTFGICKQPHTIKYQLPGEDIDSLVSVSCDEDLQNMIDEFYGLERLIGSQRLRIFLIPLNEFETTPLVVADTTEQSNHDYQYVVAVNGIVEPSFGKNYNELPLCSEGSMSKPQMDRSSSFCRDSLSSLPPLGKPTTSGSPLTPLLNESHEFIGCLDHSTSYSPKKSLQRDKNGKSRKCEEILAHGNTENAKVGFTGRLMPGKPITEFRFPQLSADMTSCNRPREHFEVHSQIHTPSRGLASPPRQTYSDTNLYSHCSDNPVLNEMEFFSKKPIAQPGDHIISPLTSNGSTGAHPVLLHAFSDSFLPEHGGRPALCLEEGTSTSSSLKVTPLLPLDRLSAALPEKPVRIQDNGNLITPEVQFRLLNADPNVSYTGMNISNGVVSSESVDRVDNPYGDAFRSDIKPNLNKDYSLDSGKLSGFDGRDHPFLQSGSVSDSWNPFVAREQNKISSNVTFDPVLNVGVEAPTQDLQVLNDIISKEPKSFKAAVVEQPYQPENFQAEHIFKGQKNPVGELHTSTGIKGSEHHNNRSFAENSEVAGIIQDPIQQYQEEDAITDPYFKLSNGHLLQGTEMPLHVHCQNNIVQEPTGNGSSTLNHLSVSEDAKSNTCLNSSTLMHNITEGTVIKEVSLLDNDLFQHPDHKVKNRFPGDFYDEKQKVHGIAQNKHAEQNRLEAEDFMGCTVASISPGMEFSSAILQMIDTANCDVESPNAAEANVTVNELEFEDVRTDDREKDECFSDAMIAEIEADIYGLQIIKNADLEELRELGCGTYGTVYHGKWRGSDVAIKRIKKGCFVGRSSEQERLAKDFWREAQILSNLHHPNVVAFYGVVPDGEGGTLATVTEFMANGSLRNVLLKKDRLLDRHKKLIIAMDAAFGMEYLHSKNIVHFDLKCDNLLVNLRDPQRPICKVGDFGLSRIKRNTLVSGGVRGTLPWMAPELLSGSSNRVTEKVDVFSFGIAMWEILTGEEPYANMHCGAIIGGIVKNTLRPPIPVRCDSEWKNLMEQCWSADPNVRPSFTEITNSLRLMSAKLQGKGPSLAREA, encoded by the exons atgcCACTGAATAGAGTTAAGAACGTATCTGAGGCTATGACCAATCAGGGACAAGGCCGTAGCTGTCAGGCAGTACAACAAGAATCAACCTCAGCCACGACATTTAGAGAGAGAATAAATGCAGGAAAAGGTGTTGtaaaaaataatgtttctgTACGGACAGGTGAGGACTTTTCCACAGAGTTTATCTTTGATCGCACTAGTACAAAAGGAGTCCCCTGTCTGGTCCAAAATAATGGAAGAGTAATTGGAGCAAATAACATTCAGAATATTCCAGTGACGTATCAGGGGCTCACTAAGATTCTAGGGCTGCAACGTATGGATTCAGAATGTAGTTCTGACATAAGTGATTTTCTTTCAGCAAAAGGGTCTATTTCTGAGTCCGACATTGGTAGTTTTAGTAATAAAGACTTCCAGATTCACAGGGCGGACTCTGCTTATTTTTATGAGCCAAAAGAGGCCAGTGTAGATAGGTCTTACAATCAGGTTGCTCCTGACCCAAATGCTTCAGTTATAACTCATGATAAATCCAAGCTACTCCAACCTTCAGGGTCATTGGTTTCAGATGGATCTCAATCTGGCAAAATAAAGCTGCTCTGCAGTTTTGGTGGGAAAATCTTGCATCGTCCTAGTGATGGAAAACTTAGATATGTTGGGGGTGATACACGTATTATTTCCATAAGTAAGGATATTCCATGGGAAGAGCTTGTCAGAAAAACCTTTGGTATATGCAAACAGCCTCACACAATAAAGTACCAGCTTCCAGGAGAGGACATTGATTCCCTTGTTTCTGTTTCTTGTGATGAGGATCTTCAAAACATGATTGATGAATTCTACGGGCTCGAGAGGCTCATTGGTTCTCAACGACTAAGGATTTTCTTAATTCCACTCAATGAATTTGAAACAACACCTCTAGTTGTTGCTGACACTACGGAGCAGAGCAACCATGATTATCAGTATGTTGTCGCTGTCAATGGCATAGTTGAACCTAGTTTTGGTAAAAACTACAACGAACTACCACTGTGCAGTGAAGGAAGTATGTCGAAACCCCAGATGGACAGAAGTTCTAGCTTCTGCAGAGACTCTCTCTCTTCCTTGCCACCTTTGGGCAAGCCTACTACTAGTGGTTCTCCCCTTACTCCGCTTTTAAATGAATCCCATGAATTTATTGGATGTCTCGATCATTCTACATCTTATTCTCCCAAGAAATCCCTACAACGAGATAAGAATGGTAAGTCACGTAAGTGCGAGGAAATCTTGGCACATGGTAATACTGAAAACGCCAAAGTTGGCTTTACTGGTCGATTGATGCCTGGAAAACCCATAACTGAATTCCGTTTTCCACAATTATCTGCTGATATGACGAGTTGTAATCGTCCTCGTGAACATTTTGAAGTGCATTCTCAAATCCACACTCCCAGCAGAGGTCTGGCAAGTCCTCCCAGACAAACTTACAGTGATACAAATCTTTATAGTCACTGTTCTGACAATCCAGTActaaatgaaatggagtttttttCTAAGAAGCCCATTGCACAACCTGGCGATCATATAATATCTCCATTGACATCTAATGGGTCAACAGGGGCCCATCCTGTGCTATTACATGCTTTTTCTGATTCTTTTCTGCCAGAACACGGAGGAAGGCCTGCATTATGTTTGGAAGAAGGAACAAGTACATCATCCTCTTTAAAAGTTACACCACTGCTACCTTTAGATAGACTCTCTGCTGCTTTGCCAGAGAAGCCTGTGCGAATACAGGACAATGGTAATCTGATTACTCCAGAAGTTCAATTCAGGTTACTGAATGCTGATCCTAATGTATCCTACACAGGAATGAATATTTCAAATGGCGTGGTAAGCTCAGAATCAGTGGACAGAGTCGATAATCCTTATGGAGATGCTTTTCGTTCAGATATAAAGCCAAACCTTAACAAGGACTACTCTTTGGATTCTGGAAAACTAAGTGGGTTTGATGGAAGAGATCATCCATTTCTTCAGAGTGGCAGTGTTTCTGATTCTTGGAATCCTTTTGTTGCTAGGGAACAAAACAAGATTTCATCGAATGTCACATTTGATCCGGTATTAAATGTTGGTGTCGAAGCACCCACTCAAGATCTGCAAGTCCTTAATGACATCATCTCTAAAGAACCAAAATCTTTCAAAGCTGCAGTGGTTGAACAACCTTATCAACCAGAAAATTTTCAGGCAGAGCATATTTTCAAAGGTCAGAAAAATCCGGTGGGTGAGCTGCACACCTCAACTGGGATAAAAGGCAGTGAGCATCATAATAACAGATCATTTGCCGAGAACTCAGAAGTAGCTGGAATAATACAGGACCCCATACAACAGTACCAGGAGGAAGATGCTATTACTGATCCATATTTCAAACTATCCAATGGCCACTTGTTACAGGGCACTGAGATGCCTCTACATGTTCACTGTCAGAATAATATTGTCCAAGAACCAACGGGAAATGGCTCATCAACTTTGAATCATCTTTCTGttagtgaagatgctaaaaGCAATACATGTTTAAATAGCTCTACTCTGATGCATAATATAACCGAAGGGACTGTTATCAAAGAAGTGTCTCTCCTTGATAATGATTTGTTTCAGCATCCTGATCATAAAGTAAAAAATCGTTTCCCTGGTGATTTCTATGACGAGAAGCAAAAAGTTCACGGTATCGCCCAAAATAAACACGCTGAGCAAAACAGGTTAGAGGCGGAAGATTTTATGGGATGCACTGTTGCTAGTATATCACCCGGCATGGAATTTTCCTCAGCTATTCTGCAAATGATTGATACCGCCAATTGTGATGTTGAATCTCCAAATGCAGCAGAAGCTAATGTCACCGTAAATGAGTTGGAATTTGAG GATGTTAGAACTGATGATAGAGAGAAAGATGAATGTTTTAGTGATGCGATGATAGCTGAGATAGAAGCGGATATATATGGTTTACAG ATCATAAAGAATGCTGATCTTGAAGAACTACGGGAGCTAGGGTGTGGTACATATGGAACTGTTTATCATGGGAAATGGCGAGGGTCAGATGTTGCcattaaaagaattaaaaaggGTTGCTTTGTTGGCAGATCATCAGAGCAAGAACGCTTG GCCAAGGACTTTTGGAGGGAGGCACAAATTCTTTCAAATCTTCATCATCCAAATGTAGTCGCATTTTATGGGGTCGTACCAGATGGAGAAGGGGGAACATTGGCGACTGTTACTGAATTCATGGCAAACGGGTCACTCAGGAATGTCCTTCTTAAAAAGGATAG ATTACTTGATCGACATAAGAAGCTTATAATTGCCATGGATGCAGCTTTCGGCATGGAATACTTGCATTCAAAGAATATCGTCCATTTTGATTTGAAATGTGATAATTTGCTAGTCAATCTCAGGGATCCCCAACGACCCATATGCAAG GTAGGAGACTTTGGGCTTTCGAGAATCAAACGCAATACTTTAGTTTCTGGAGGCGTGCGAGGAACTTTACCTTGGATGGCCCCAGAGCTGTTGAGTGGTAGCAGCAACCGGGTTACTGAAAAG GTAGATGTTTTCTCCTTTGGCATTGCAATGTGGGAGATCTTGACCGGCGAAGAACCCTATGCGAATATGCATTGTGGTGCAATCATAG GTGGAATTGTGAAGAATACTCTTCGTCCCCCCATTCCTGTAAGGTGTGATAGTGAGTGGAAGAATTTGATGGAACAATGCTGGTCTGCTGACCCTAATGTCCGACCATCATTTACTGAGATAACTAATTCTCTACGATTAATGTCTGCAAAATTGCAAGGAAAAGGACCTAGTCTGGCAAGAGAAGCATAG
- the LOC108203436 gene encoding uncharacterized protein LOC108203436 isoform X2, translating into MPLNRVKNVSEAMTNQGQGRSCQAVQQESTSATTFRERINAGKGVVKNNVSVRTGEDFSTEFIFDRTSTKGVPCLVQNNGRVIGANNIQNIPVTYQGLTKILGLQRMDSECSSDISDFLSAKGSISESDIGSFSNKDFQIHRADSAYFYEPKEASVDRSYNQVAPDPNASVITHDKSKLLQPSGSLVSDGSQSGKIKLLCSFGGKILHRPSDGKLRYVGGDTRIISISKDIPWEELVRKTFGICKQPHTIKYQLPGEDIDSLVSVSCDEDLQNMIDEFYGLERLIGSQRLRIFLIPLNEFETTPLVVADTTEQSNHDYQYVVAVNGIVEPSFGKNYNELPLCSEGSMSKPQMDRSSSFCRDSLSSLPPLGKPTTSGSPLTPLLNESHEFIGCLDHSTSYSPKKSLQRDKNGKSRKCEEILAHGNTENAKVGFTGRLMPGKPITEFRFPQLSADMTSCNRPREHFEVHSQIHTPSRGLASPPRQTYSDTNLYSHCSDNPVLNEMEFFSKKPIAQPGDHIISPLTSNGSTGAHPVLLHAFSDSFLPEHGGRPALCLEEGTSTSSSLKVTPLLPLDRLSAALPEKPVRIQDNGNLITPEVQFRLLNADPNVSYTGMNISNGVVSSESVDRVDNPYGDAFRSDIKPNLNKDYSLDSGKLSGFDGRDHPFLQSGSVSDSWNPFVAREQNKISSNVTFDPVLNVGVEAPTQDLQVLNDIISKEPKSFKAAVVEQPYQPENFQAEHIFKGQKNPVGELHTSTGIKGSEHHNNRSFAENSEVAGIIQDPIQQYQEEDAITDPYFKLSNGHLLQGTEMPLHVHCQNNIVQEPTGNGSSTLNHLSVSEDAKSNTCLNSSTLMHNITEGTVIKEVSLLDNDLFQHPDHKVKNRFPGDFYDEKQKVHGIAQNKHAEQNRLEAEDFMGCTVASISPGMEFSSAILQMIDTANCDVESPNAAEANVTVNELEFEDVRTDDREKDECFSDAMIAEIEADIYGLQIIKNADLEELRELGCGTYGTVYHGKWRGSDVAIKRIKKGCFVGRSSEQERLAKDFWREAQILSNLHHPNVVAFYGVVPDGEGGTLATVTEFMANGSLRNVLLKKDSFRHGILAFKEYRPF; encoded by the exons atgcCACTGAATAGAGTTAAGAACGTATCTGAGGCTATGACCAATCAGGGACAAGGCCGTAGCTGTCAGGCAGTACAACAAGAATCAACCTCAGCCACGACATTTAGAGAGAGAATAAATGCAGGAAAAGGTGTTGtaaaaaataatgtttctgTACGGACAGGTGAGGACTTTTCCACAGAGTTTATCTTTGATCGCACTAGTACAAAAGGAGTCCCCTGTCTGGTCCAAAATAATGGAAGAGTAATTGGAGCAAATAACATTCAGAATATTCCAGTGACGTATCAGGGGCTCACTAAGATTCTAGGGCTGCAACGTATGGATTCAGAATGTAGTTCTGACATAAGTGATTTTCTTTCAGCAAAAGGGTCTATTTCTGAGTCCGACATTGGTAGTTTTAGTAATAAAGACTTCCAGATTCACAGGGCGGACTCTGCTTATTTTTATGAGCCAAAAGAGGCCAGTGTAGATAGGTCTTACAATCAGGTTGCTCCTGACCCAAATGCTTCAGTTATAACTCATGATAAATCCAAGCTACTCCAACCTTCAGGGTCATTGGTTTCAGATGGATCTCAATCTGGCAAAATAAAGCTGCTCTGCAGTTTTGGTGGGAAAATCTTGCATCGTCCTAGTGATGGAAAACTTAGATATGTTGGGGGTGATACACGTATTATTTCCATAAGTAAGGATATTCCATGGGAAGAGCTTGTCAGAAAAACCTTTGGTATATGCAAACAGCCTCACACAATAAAGTACCAGCTTCCAGGAGAGGACATTGATTCCCTTGTTTCTGTTTCTTGTGATGAGGATCTTCAAAACATGATTGATGAATTCTACGGGCTCGAGAGGCTCATTGGTTCTCAACGACTAAGGATTTTCTTAATTCCACTCAATGAATTTGAAACAACACCTCTAGTTGTTGCTGACACTACGGAGCAGAGCAACCATGATTATCAGTATGTTGTCGCTGTCAATGGCATAGTTGAACCTAGTTTTGGTAAAAACTACAACGAACTACCACTGTGCAGTGAAGGAAGTATGTCGAAACCCCAGATGGACAGAAGTTCTAGCTTCTGCAGAGACTCTCTCTCTTCCTTGCCACCTTTGGGCAAGCCTACTACTAGTGGTTCTCCCCTTACTCCGCTTTTAAATGAATCCCATGAATTTATTGGATGTCTCGATCATTCTACATCTTATTCTCCCAAGAAATCCCTACAACGAGATAAGAATGGTAAGTCACGTAAGTGCGAGGAAATCTTGGCACATGGTAATACTGAAAACGCCAAAGTTGGCTTTACTGGTCGATTGATGCCTGGAAAACCCATAACTGAATTCCGTTTTCCACAATTATCTGCTGATATGACGAGTTGTAATCGTCCTCGTGAACATTTTGAAGTGCATTCTCAAATCCACACTCCCAGCAGAGGTCTGGCAAGTCCTCCCAGACAAACTTACAGTGATACAAATCTTTATAGTCACTGTTCTGACAATCCAGTActaaatgaaatggagtttttttCTAAGAAGCCCATTGCACAACCTGGCGATCATATAATATCTCCATTGACATCTAATGGGTCAACAGGGGCCCATCCTGTGCTATTACATGCTTTTTCTGATTCTTTTCTGCCAGAACACGGAGGAAGGCCTGCATTATGTTTGGAAGAAGGAACAAGTACATCATCCTCTTTAAAAGTTACACCACTGCTACCTTTAGATAGACTCTCTGCTGCTTTGCCAGAGAAGCCTGTGCGAATACAGGACAATGGTAATCTGATTACTCCAGAAGTTCAATTCAGGTTACTGAATGCTGATCCTAATGTATCCTACACAGGAATGAATATTTCAAATGGCGTGGTAAGCTCAGAATCAGTGGACAGAGTCGATAATCCTTATGGAGATGCTTTTCGTTCAGATATAAAGCCAAACCTTAACAAGGACTACTCTTTGGATTCTGGAAAACTAAGTGGGTTTGATGGAAGAGATCATCCATTTCTTCAGAGTGGCAGTGTTTCTGATTCTTGGAATCCTTTTGTTGCTAGGGAACAAAACAAGATTTCATCGAATGTCACATTTGATCCGGTATTAAATGTTGGTGTCGAAGCACCCACTCAAGATCTGCAAGTCCTTAATGACATCATCTCTAAAGAACCAAAATCTTTCAAAGCTGCAGTGGTTGAACAACCTTATCAACCAGAAAATTTTCAGGCAGAGCATATTTTCAAAGGTCAGAAAAATCCGGTGGGTGAGCTGCACACCTCAACTGGGATAAAAGGCAGTGAGCATCATAATAACAGATCATTTGCCGAGAACTCAGAAGTAGCTGGAATAATACAGGACCCCATACAACAGTACCAGGAGGAAGATGCTATTACTGATCCATATTTCAAACTATCCAATGGCCACTTGTTACAGGGCACTGAGATGCCTCTACATGTTCACTGTCAGAATAATATTGTCCAAGAACCAACGGGAAATGGCTCATCAACTTTGAATCATCTTTCTGttagtgaagatgctaaaaGCAATACATGTTTAAATAGCTCTACTCTGATGCATAATATAACCGAAGGGACTGTTATCAAAGAAGTGTCTCTCCTTGATAATGATTTGTTTCAGCATCCTGATCATAAAGTAAAAAATCGTTTCCCTGGTGATTTCTATGACGAGAAGCAAAAAGTTCACGGTATCGCCCAAAATAAACACGCTGAGCAAAACAGGTTAGAGGCGGAAGATTTTATGGGATGCACTGTTGCTAGTATATCACCCGGCATGGAATTTTCCTCAGCTATTCTGCAAATGATTGATACCGCCAATTGTGATGTTGAATCTCCAAATGCAGCAGAAGCTAATGTCACCGTAAATGAGTTGGAATTTGAG GATGTTAGAACTGATGATAGAGAGAAAGATGAATGTTTTAGTGATGCGATGATAGCTGAGATAGAAGCGGATATATATGGTTTACAG ATCATAAAGAATGCTGATCTTGAAGAACTACGGGAGCTAGGGTGTGGTACATATGGAACTGTTTATCATGGGAAATGGCGAGGGTCAGATGTTGCcattaaaagaattaaaaaggGTTGCTTTGTTGGCAGATCATCAGAGCAAGAACGCTTG GCCAAGGACTTTTGGAGGGAGGCACAAATTCTTTCAAATCTTCATCATCCAAATGTAGTCGCATTTTATGGGGTCGTACCAGATGGAGAAGGGGGAACATTGGCGACTGTTACTGAATTCATGGCAAACGGGTCACTCAGGAATGTCCTTCTTAAAAAGGATAG CTTTCGGCATGGAATACTTGCATTCAAAGAATATCGTCCATTTTGA
- the LOC108196435 gene encoding uncharacterized protein LOC108196435, producing the protein MQIIRWLLRVADEPTKERNGVTSTKSDKESWSAKTKEVVLTNQLEANKRQKRARNISLGCENFTLFSILKRRDISKPWFYNTLNLKRVDTTKMMKKEAIDRGLCISNNRLDAAANHVRNTKVLPLADDALSSRHQRGNEAKGDQKGKSGKSRPLSKMKELVRWAPKPEKGGKYTDRKVLQDRNREEPKSAPDNGKFSNDSLKMSSRWDIDYSALSNAYSKRVTSDLTKNPHCSSNSTPVHRDNHSTPTKSGNWITTDSDFVVLEL; encoded by the exons ATGCAG ATCATTCGGTGGCTGCTAAGGGTCGCAGATGAACCTACAAAAGAGCGTAATGGAGTAACTAGTACTAAATCCGACAAGGAGAGCTGGAGTG CAAAAACTAAAGAAGTCGTGTTGACAAATCAGCTTGAGGCCAATAAGAGACAAAAAAGAGCAAGAAATATTAGTCTGGGTTGTGAGAATTTTACTTTGTTCAGTATACTAAAAAGGCGAGACATTTCAAAGCCATGGTTCTACAATACGCTCAATCTGAAGAGAGTCGATACAACGAAGATGATGAAGAAGGAAGCCATTGACAGAGGACTATGTATTAGTAACAACAGACTAGATGCAGCCGCGAATCATGTCAGAAACACTAAGGTTCTGCCTCTCGCTGATGATGCATTATCGTCTAGACACCAACGTGGAAACGAGGCAAAAGGAGATCAGAAAGGGAAGAGCGGAAAATCTAGACCTTTGTCGAAAATGAAGGAGCTTGTGAGATGGGCTCCTAAACCGGAGAAAGGAGGAAAGTACACTGACCGAAAg GTTTTACAAGATCGAAACAGAGAAGAACCAAAATCAGCACCAGATAATGGAAAATTTAGTAATGACTCTCTGAAAATGAGTTCCAGATGGGATATAGATTACTCTGCTCTTTCGAATGCTTATTCAAAAAGGGTCACGTCTGATCTGACTAAAAATCCACATTGTTCCTCGAACTCTACTCCCGTTCATCGTGATAATCATAGTACTCCAACGAAATCAGGGAACTGGATCACTACGGACTCCGATT TTGTGGTGCTAGAGCTCTGA